The Rhodothermus marinus DSM 4252 genome window below encodes:
- a CDS encoding helix-turn-helix domain-containing protein codes for MSIGARIKQARIRQGLSLRKLAKEVGVSQTAISKYEKGVITPDSQMLIRLARALDVKPSFFLRPVRVERIKPIYRKRSALGKKVQRQIVEQVRIWLEGYLDLIFIVEGSLPAFSWPEGFPRVVASMEDVEQAAQDLREMWKVGVGPIENLTELLEDHQIIVGQIDAPEGFDGCSFLAEIDGDVPVIVTRRGMPGDRQRFSLAHELGHLMLSPEKNLNAERVAHRFAGAFLVPADALKRYLDVRRRRISLAELHLLKHYFGVSMQALVRRAFDLDIISKVHYIGLMKKFRSQGWHREEPGEPVQEEKALRSELLAQRATMEGLITPHRAAELIGTSADALFASTFDPT; via the coding sequence ATGTCTATTGGTGCCCGCATCAAACAGGCACGCATCCGCCAGGGACTGAGTCTGCGTAAACTGGCCAAAGAGGTAGGGGTCAGCCAGACTGCCATCAGCAAGTACGAAAAGGGAGTAATCACTCCGGACTCCCAGATGCTGATTCGTCTGGCCCGAGCGCTTGACGTCAAGCCGAGCTTTTTCCTGCGCCCTGTTCGCGTCGAACGGATCAAGCCGATTTATCGCAAACGATCCGCCCTCGGCAAAAAAGTACAGCGACAGATCGTCGAGCAGGTGCGGATCTGGCTGGAAGGATACCTGGATCTGATCTTCATTGTAGAGGGCTCTTTGCCGGCCTTTTCCTGGCCTGAAGGGTTTCCCCGAGTTGTTGCGTCGATGGAAGACGTTGAGCAGGCCGCCCAGGATCTTCGTGAGATGTGGAAGGTCGGTGTCGGCCCCATTGAAAATCTGACCGAATTGCTGGAAGATCATCAAATCATAGTAGGCCAGATAGATGCACCAGAAGGTTTTGATGGCTGCTCCTTTCTGGCGGAGATCGACGGAGATGTGCCGGTGATTGTTACCCGGCGGGGTATGCCCGGAGACCGGCAACGCTTCTCGCTGGCTCATGAGCTCGGACACCTTATGCTCAGCCCTGAAAAGAATCTGAACGCGGAGCGTGTTGCCCACCGCTTTGCCGGAGCCTTTCTGGTACCGGCCGATGCGCTGAAACGCTACCTGGATGTGCGTCGTCGTCGGATTTCTCTAGCAGAATTGCATCTGCTCAAGCATTACTTCGGTGTTAGCATGCAGGCGTTGGTTCGCCGAGCATTTGATCTGGACATTATTTCAAAAGTGCACTACATCGGCTTGATGAAAAAATTTCGGAGTCAGGGTTGGCACCGGGAGGAACCGGGCGAGCCGGTGCAGGAGGAGAAGGCCTTGCGTTCCGAACTGCTCGCCCAGCGTGCCACCATGGAAGGACTAATTACGCCGCATCGGGCTGCAGAGTTGATCGGCACCTCTGCCGATGCGCTGTTTGCCAGCACCTTTGATCCGACCTGA